Proteins from a single region of Artemia franciscana chromosome 20, ASM3288406v1, whole genome shotgun sequence:
- the LOC136040238 gene encoding LOW QUALITY PROTEIN: uncharacterized protein LOC136040238 (The sequence of the model RefSeq protein was modified relative to this genomic sequence to represent the inferred CDS: deleted 2 bases in 1 codon): MEVNILPAEVVTRVKMLHKNYRLVDAVRQGDLKRTRELINADNSVEGTNLIILACENNRVNILKYLLSSNGKILSNLYYGTRETVILPSDEDEACHNAFYYALRSGNVELLDTLINKWPGNYFAVHLMELNEILSQAYEELKLKNVVLSDEIKIFVEDKLIDFRFSFNSFEQDKNMKSNINSIRERIELLLQNISVLRTEYCNGEEIDGKFLFIAKFITQNINILKRQLKCTYNKLPWEEIEFCLITFISSQIKHQEINLYCNVTLNRNKILNHLKYFAEKLKEEKDNLVSVNIEKLIKLPNLNRGQVVTEIVSNSPEFGELYSDYQQIRDIHSLQKISDTIKLASSVYLKQREGKLIISRVLQVTGEHLKNTLESPKLSTTTSELILQSLPRNTRKVIIDLRNSLSHTYSLSKRIEIEENTDDIFFEGIQNDLKRINDVITDILHNSKMRIIRKLLDKISSCKSLDDLREVSGMFSNMELNEMTGESLKLMEDDKLENLVQQLRYAIADKTNHEKRLFDEIDIIINLAKMKSTKTRTDSSRAIIILKSLFINLNKILFDLTDVEGLKSYAKEILNNIPFQIDSHNLKEIFLLSMKICRSALLRTPEEKKSEVEKFAYLIYNAANCGTSDIKWVEELRNELNDKILFINKYKQRKDYNITEEKYNNLLELKLSELKSILRKNELCGNLTEKLPSYKRDKKLQGVMEMLVLDILSILTRSENHLENNLFFSGEKTPLLTGKCLRNHLAHYNDIIDLMSSDPLLTVILIAKKLITDDRGKSNIRYSKSIKDNPPKLKNKFDQNLTIITNQETMFLALKEGNLEHLKSCLRKGADINARSINSSTALHFAAYGPGLEVIKYITGQKIGVNIKNVNGQSALHIAAANGRENIVEFFLRETEVNFDDPDNNGRTALHLAAKNGHKGAVEALLKKNAKTDIIDNGGNSPLHYAVANNQIDVVRILLRKETNVDNNETMDGLTSLDISAKRGHLGLVDYLIKSNADINAKSGRAFTPLLFAAFSGHLKVVKVLIQNGANVNAVDIQCCTSLHHAAENHQEQIVKVLLENGANVNAVEKNNNTPLHCAAKHGYEKIVSILLQNNANAIVSTVSGETPLHFAVSSGQVRIVAALLEFGVNICARDTNNDTPLHYAAWTGHKPIAKLLIEQGAEINAKSNDNITPLIYAAWNGHRDIVELLIISKADVRVCCHDGRTVLHFAAKSASKDVIDLFLKNKAEVNARTNDGMTPLHVAASNGNSNAIVSLIENKADVNAKVKCGIAPMDAAVLGGHKEAVHLLIKNKAKVNNFFLLKVQKIHRYIPLDLCHKEIVEILVANGTNVNIKCNNATPLISAIKQNHKEIVEVLIANGANVNANCGIPSVVIELKTKEKVNPINPIEVNPSKILHPEDNPLAPLHFAAVKGYTDIINLLIVSGATVNAITTLGFTPLYLAAQYGHEEATKGLIEKNANIDDFDTEERTPLHIAALAGHTNVVRVLLSNGANPTIKNNEGVTPLELAVDHSRFKVVKVLLHHDKVDINAKCNDEWTALHIASKYNNLEIVKYLVSEGSNVNAKTNDGRKPIHVAAKSGHIDTVEFFLSKGLRIDVSDAENRTLLHYAVDANQLEVVKYLIAKGADVNANDISVQSPLHGAAFYGYKEIVEVLLKNGSSYSAISKHNRKPIELTNNIDIIILLASTEELIKSVKRNRPSEVEYFIKEGAIVDVKIFEKNIGGLTSLHYAAWKGYEEIVKTLLQNKANPNVVGNKKYTPLHYAAKFSQIEIVKCLLSYGAVYNAASDSGKTPSDFSVDRNIARLFKLISESFEKVKDYDSEVIKKLHKIKDISTVKAVMRARNRDNQTLVTAAIQCNFPEVEQLKQIFEKRKEILGSENPGTLDIQIEIAKLLFNQGMCQEALTMLEDVVQKQSVILGLNSRDTLSTRSLIALVLHRQGKKEKALDIYQEVHQEQKEILGLNHSDTLDTQFRMAFLLYELGKYEEAMSTSMIVFEKCNKNLGPDHFRTLDVEYIIGLVLWKLGKLEEALKILNKKLEKRNNYPGEETLTTLNIIAEVLFAQEKYREALNNYQEVLSIRRKVLPKNHRDTLNTQYKIGNTFFAQGKWTSALKVYRECFDKIEATFGPNDPVTLDILKKLEILD; encoded by the exons ATGGAAGTGAATATTCTGCCAGCTGAAGTCGTGACTAGAGTAAAAATGCTTCACAAAAACTACCGTTTAGTTGATGCTGTTCGTCAAGGAGACCTAAAAAGAACGAGGGAGCTAATCAATGCTGACAACTCTGTTGAGGGCACCAATTTAATTATATTAGCTTGTGAAAATAATAGGGTAAACATTCTGAAATATCTACTTAGCAGTAATGGTAAAATTCTGAGTAACTTATATTATGGCACAAGAGAAACTGTGATATTGCCAAGTGATGAGGATGAAGCCTGCCACAATGCCTTCTATTACGCTTTACGATCTGGTAATGTGGAGCTTCTAGACACACTCATTAATAAATGGCCAGGCAATTACTTTGCTGTGCATCTGAtggaacttaatgaaattcttTCTCAAGCTTAcgaagaattaaaacttaagaatgtTGTATTATCAGATgagataaaaatttttgttgaggACAAGTTAATAGACTTCCGTTTTAGCTTTAACTCTTTTGAACAAGATAAAAATATGAAGAGTAATATCAATAGTATAAGAGAGAGGATTGAGTTATTACTTCAAAATATAAGTGTGTTAAGAACAGAGTACTGCAACGGAGAAGAAATAGATggtaagtttttatttatagcAAAGTTTAttacacaaaatataaatatattaaagcgACAGTTGAAATGTACCTACAATAAACTGCCTTGGgaagaaatagaattttgtttaatCACTTTTATTTCCTCTCAAATAAAACATCAAGAAATTAATTTGTACTGTAATGTCACActgaatagaaataaaatacttaatcacctaaaatattttgctGAGAAacttaaagaggaaaaagataATTTAGTATCCGTTAATATCGAAAAACTTATTAAACTCCCAAACTTAAATCGAGGGCAAGTTGTCACAGAGATCGTTAGCAATTCTCCTGAATTCGGAGAACTGTATAGCGATTATCAACAAATTAGAGATATTCATTCTTTGCAGAAAATCAGTGATACTATAAAATTAGCATCATCTGTTTATCTTAAACAACGGGAAGGGAAATTAATTATTTCTAGGGTCTTACAAGTTACTGgtgaacatttaaaaaatactcTCGAATCTCCTAAGTTATCTACTACAACAAGTGAGCTTATTCTTCAATCATTACCAAGAAACACTAGAAAAGTCATCATAGATTTACGTAATTCCCTGTCACATACCTACTCGCTCTCAAAGAGAATAGAGATTGAGGAAAATACAGACGACATTTTTTTTGAGGGGATTCAAAATGATCTTAAAAGAATTAATGATGTAATTACTGATATTCTTCACAACAGTAAAATGCGAATTATCAGAAAACTGCTAGATAAAATTTCCAGTTGTAAAAGTCTGGATGATCTAAGAGAAGTTTCTGGAATGTTTAGCAACATGGAATTAAATGAAATGACTGGAGAAAGTTTAAAGCTGATGGAAGATGACAAGCTCGAAAATCTTGTTCAACAATTAAGGTATGCTATAGCTGACAAGACGAATCATGAAAAACGACTTTTCGATGAAATAGACATTATTATTAATCTTGCGAAAATGAAATCAACAAAAACCAGAACTGATTCTTCTAGGGCGATTATAATATTGAAGAGCCTATTtattaatttgaacaaaattctgTTTGACCTTACTGATGTTGAAGGACTGAAGTCTTATGCTAAGGAAATACTAAACAATATTCCTTTCCAAATAGACTCGCAtaatcttaaggaaattttccTACTATCAATGAAAATTTGTCGCAGTGCTCTGTTGAGAACaccagaagaaaagaaaagtgaagTAGAAAAATTTGCATATCTGATTTATAATGCAGCCAACTGTGGAACAAGTGATATTAAATGGGTTGAAGAATTAAGAAATGAactgaatgataaaattttatttataaataaatataaacaaaggaaGGATTACAATAtaactgaagaaaaatataataatttactgGAACTTAAGTTGTCTGAACTGAaaagtattttaagaaaaaatgaattatgtgGTAACTTAACAGAAAAGCTCCCTTCCTACAAAAGAGATAAAAAGTTACAAGGAGTCATGGAAATGCTTGTTCTTGatattttgtctattttaaCTAGATCAGAAAATCATCttgaaaacaatttatttttttcaggtgaaaaaactcCTTTATTAACTGGAAAGTGTTTGCGGAATCATTTAGCCCACTATAATGATATAATTGATCTGATGTCATCTGATCCCTTATTAACAGTTATTTTGATCGCTAAAAAACTTATTACAGACGATAGAGGAAAAAGTAACATAAGATATAGCAAGTCGATAAAAGACAATCctccaaaactgaaaaataaatttgatcaaAATCTGACTATTATTACAAATCAAGAAACAATGTTCTTAGCGTTGAAGGAAGGAAATCTTGAACACTTAAAGAGCTGTCTCAGAAAAGGAGCAGACATTAATGCTAGAAGTATTAACTCATCGACAGCATTGCATTTTGCTGCTTATGGACCTGGTCTTGAAGTTATAAAATATATCACTGGTCAAAAGATAGgagtaaatatcaaaaatgtaAATGGTCAAAGTGCACTTCATATTGCTGCTGCAAATGGAAGGGAAAATATTGTGGAATTCTTTTTAAGGGAAACAGAAGTAAATTTTGATGATCCAGACAACAATGGTAGAACAGCACTACATCTTGCAGCTAAAAATGGTCACAAAGGCGCTGTTgaagctttactgaaaaaaaatgctaagacTGATATCATAGATAATGGTGGTAATTCACCATTACACTATGCAGTAGCTAACAATCAAATTGATGTTGTTAGGATTTTgctaagaaaagaaacaaatgttGACAATAATGAGACTATGGATGGCTTGACGTCATTGGATATATCTGCTAAAAGAGGTCATTTGGGGCTAGtagattatttaattaaaagtaatgCAGACATTAATGCTAAAAGTGGCAGAGCTTTTACGCCGTTACTTTTCGCCGCATTTAGTGGTCATCTTAAAGTAGTGAAAGTTTTAATTCAAAACGGAGCAAATGTAAATGCGGTGGATATCCAATGTTGTACATCATTACATCATGCAGCAGAAAATCATCAGGAGCAGATAGTCAAAGTTTTACTTGAGAATGGAGCTAATGTAAAcgctgttgaaaaaaataataatactccTTTACACTGTGCAGCAAAACATGGATATGAGAAAATTGTATCGATTTTACTACAAAATAATGCAAATGCCATTGTTTCCACTGTATCTGGTGAAACTCCACTGCATTTTGCAGTTTCAAGCGGTCAAGTCAGAATAGTTGCTGCCCTGCTTGAATTTGGGGTTAATATTTGTGCTAGAGATACAAATAATGACACGCCATTACATTATGCAGCATGGACTGGCCACAAGCCAATTGCAAAACTTTTGATAGAACAAGGAGCAGAAATAAATGCTAAATCCAATGATAATATAACACCATTAATTTATGCTGCATGGAATGGTCATCGAGATATTGTTGAACTCTTGATAATTAGTAAAGCTGATGTTCGAGTTTGTTGCCATGACGGTAGAACAGTACTGCATTTTGCTGCGAAGAGCGCTTCCAAAGATGTCattgatctttttttgaaaaataaagctgAAGTAAATGCTAGGACTAATGATGGAATGACACCATTACATGTAGCTGCTAGCAATGGAAATTCAAATGCCATTGTTAGTCTAATAGAAAACAAAGCTGACGTAAATGCTAAAGTTAAATGTGGAATTGCACCAATGGATGCAGCTGTCTTAGGAGGTCATAAAGAGGCTGTTCaccttttaataaaaaataaagctaaagttaataatttttttttactgaaagtacaGAAAATACACCGTTACATTCCGCTA GATTTATGTCATAAAGAAATTGTGGAAATTCTTGTCGCAAATGGGACTAATGTTAATATAAAGTGTAACAACGCAACACCATTGATTTCTGCAATTAAGCAGAACCACAAGGAAATTGTTGAAGTTCTTATCGCAAATGGAGCTAATGTTAATGCAAATTGTGGTATACCTAGTGTGGTGATAGagttgaaaacaaaagaaaaagtaaatcctATTAATCCTATTGAAGTAAATCCTAGTAAAATCCTACATCCTGAAGATAATCCTCTTGCTCCGTTACACTTTGCTGCTGTAAAAGGTTATACAGATATAATAAATCTTCTTATAGTAAGTGGAGCCACTGTTAATGCTATTACTACTCTAGGCTTTACACCACTATATTTGGCAGCACAATACGGCCATGAGGAAGCGACTAAAGGTTTGATAGAGAAAAATGCTAATATTGATGATTTTGATACTGAAGAACGCACTCCACTTCATATAGCCGCATTAGCTGGTCACACGAATGTTGTAAGAGTCCTACTGAGCAATGGAGCCAACCCCACTATTAAGAACAATGAGGGGGTAACACCTTTAGAGTTGGCAGTTGATCACAGCCGTTTTAAAGTGGTGAAAGTGCTCCTGCATCATGATAAAGTTGATATAAATGCTAAATGTAACGATGAATGGACGGCACTGCATATAGCTTCAAAGTATAACAACTTAGAAATTGTAAAATATCTTGTGAGTGAAGGTTCAAACGTCAATGCTAAAACAAACGATGGGAGAAAACCAATACATGTTGCTGCTAAAAGCGGTCATATAGATACTGTAGAATTTTTTCTGAGTAAAGGATTACGTATTGATGTCTCTGATGCAGAAAATCGGACATTATTACACTATGCTGTAGATGCAAATCAATTAGAAGTTGTTAAGTATTTGATAGCAAAAGGTGCTGACGTCAACGCAAACGATATTTCTGTCCAAAGCCCTCTACATGGAGCTGCTTTTTATGGTTATAAAGAAATTGTtgaagtattattaaaaaatggtTCAAGTTATAGTGCCATTAGTAAGCACAATAGAAAACCTATAGAACTGACTAACAACATAGATATTATCATTTTACTAGCATCAACTGAAGAGTTAATTAAATCTGTAAAACGTAATCGCCCATCAGAAGTTGAgtattttataaaagaaggAGCCATAGttgatgtaaaaatatttgaaaaaaatatcggCGGTCTTACGTCATTACATTATGCAGCGTGGAAAGGCTATGAAGAAATTGTGAAAACACTTTTACAGAATAAGGCCAATCCCAATGTGGTTGGTAACAAAAAATATACTCCCTTACATTATGCAGCCAAATTTTCACAAATAGAAATTGTAAAATGCCTATTGTCTTATGGTGCAGTATATAATGCCGCATCTGACAGCGGCAAAACACCCTCAGACTTCTCTGTTGATAGAAATATAGCTcgattatttaaattaataagtgaatcatttgaaaaagttaAGGATTATGATTCTGAAGTTATTAAAAAACTACACAAGATAAAGGATATTAGTACAGTGAAAGCAGTGATGAGAGCTCGTAACAGAGATAACCAAACATTAGTAACTGCCGCAATACAATGTAATTTTCCTGAAGTCGAACAGTTGAAACAAATatttgagaaaagaaaagaaattctagGATCAGAAAATCCTGGTACATTAGATATTCAGATAGAAATAGCCAAATTACTTTTTAATCAAGGAATGTGCCAAGAAGCGTTAACTATGCTTGAAGATGTTGTTCAGAAACAAAGTGTAATTCTGGGTTTGAATAGTAGAGATACTTTAAGCACAAGAAGCCTCATCGCCTTAGTATTACATAGAcaggggaaaaaagaaaaagctttgGATATTTATCAAGAAGTCCACCAGGAACAAAAAGAGATACTAGGGTTAAATCATTCAGATACTTTAGATACTCAGTTTCGAATGGCATTCCTATTATATGAGCTAGGAAAATATGAAGAAGCGATGAGTACTAGTATGATAGTTTTTGagaaatgtaataaaaatttaggTCCAGATCATTTTCGCACTCTTGATGTAGAATATATTATAGGATTGGTATTATGGAAACTAGGAAAATTGGAAGAGgccttaaaaatattgaataaaaaattggaaaaaagaaataattatccAGGTGAAGAAACCTTGACAACATTAAATATCATTGCAGAAGTACTGTTCGCGCAGGAGAAATACCGTGAAGCTTTAAATAATTACCAAGAGGTCTTAAGTATTAGAAGAAAGGTTTTACCAAAAAATCATCGAGATACTTTGAATACTCAGTATAAAATAGGAAACACGTTTTTTGCTCAAGGAAAATGGACTAGCGCGCTAAAAGTCTACAGAGAATGTTTTGATAAAATTGAAGCTACTTTTGGACCAAATGACCCCGTCACCttggatattttgaaaaagttagaAATTTTAGATTGA